Part of the Spinacia oleracea cultivar Varoflay chromosome 5, BTI_SOV_V1, whole genome shotgun sequence genome, GTGACCTTAATTATACCAAAATGGTATGAAAGTTCATTCTTAATCTTGCTTTGTCATGGTATGAAAGAAAAATCCAAGCTAATTTGATAATGTAGCTCTAAATTCTCTTAAATGCAAAATTTGTCATCATTCCATAGAGAAATACTTGTACAAGTCAATAAATAGTTAAACAGGATAAAAAAATTGGAGCTTGTCCCCTCCATGATCGAAATTTTGAGTGCTTTGAAGATATTTTTCTTTAAGATTAAGATTAAGATATTGATGAGATGGATCGCTTGTAAGTAGTGGGTCCTAAAACAGTAAAACTTCATCTAATATAAACATCATACCTAATTGATTATATCAAGAATTTAACCACTCTGAAAGTTCTGATGACTAGATGAGGATAAACCCACCCTAAAATAATAGAGTTTTACTAATGAAGAGCAACAACCCACTCTATGTGATTTTTAAGTACTAATGGATTGTTTGGTAGATGGTAATAACTAATAAGTGGTGTCAATATGATTGAACTATAATGTACATTTGTGAAAAGGACTTGCGCCAATTCTCTCGGTAATGTTACGACCTATTATACACAGACCTTTTGTCTTAACCAATAAGGTCAAAACCTCATTGATACATATTTTCCTCATAAATCATCACCATGTTCCATTTCACTCGTATGTACGTGGTATTGTTCGGGACTTCGGGATGAAACCTGTTGAAGAAAAATACAGGTTAATTTAATATGATTGCATTACCATGAATATTATGATACATGTTATTTGACATATTTGTCTTGCCAAATTACACTTAAAGTGATTTCATTCCCGTCATTTATTACTGGATACCAAAGTAGAACGAATGATAAGCTACTAAAGATGGAGCCACGTAGGTATTTGATGATAGTTGAAGACTTGCCATTCATACTAGTATATGATTGTGGAATAAGAGTTCGATTTTTACATTCAAGCAAGGATAATACTACCTCACTTTCTGAAAGttttttacgctttggaaaatgtgtccaaagtataaaaactttgaccgtaaattctcactattatatacatcaaaacgttacatgtaagatcttgtcagattggtctcggtatgtattttcagaatatcaaatttttataattttttcacatacgaaaatggatatattagtggttaaatattgcattggagttcgtgcaaatagtaactgtaaagatctttttgaaacggaggaagtgtaaaacattttctttgtaggaataaaattgtaaatttgtacttcgtatataagAGCAAATTACGCTCATTTTGTTATGTTGGTTCTTGTAAGGGTCTTTTAAAGAATTAAAGGCATATAAGTTTGTAAAGGATTCTTTATACGTCAACTTTgtatatatttaaatttaaaaaaaaaaaatcataacgaTGCGCTCTTAAAGTCTGAACAAGTCCTGGTGTAATAAACTCAAGATTTCGATCTTAATAATTGAAAAGCAATGAGGGGGCATAATAGATAAAGGAAACTATTCGGCAAAAGTAACCTGAAAAGGCTCATTTAAactaggaaaatttggtaatattaatccaacctttggccgattttcttttattaagcccacctatgacatattttttaataatcccacctttgcTACCCGGCGACTTTTGTTGGACCTAAAAGGTCATAAACCTGTTGTAGGCGGTAATATATCCCTACGTAGTAGTAGTCTCTCTCGATATAtccagtcatcatcatcaattcatcaccatctcgttgactttttcaccggttttcggtcacttaagcccaataaaagtcgttgggtagtaaatgtgggattattaaaaaatatgtcgtaggtgggattaataaaagaaaatcgcccaaagattggattaatattaccaaattttcctttaaaCTATGATAGTCAAATTTGATATAGTGACATGATAATACTTAGCCCAATAGGTCTGTCTATGTCACATTGCTTTCCttctttaatacaaaaaaagaaCCTAATGAGAATAAAAATGAAACTATAGAGCATAATAATAGGATTGATTAATTTTagttgttaaactaattaactgATAACAAGGGTCTGTCACATGGGAAATAATCGTCTCCGTCTTTGAAAGAAATAAACAGTTCGTTTTCCGAATCAATGGTTGTAAATTCATGaagggaaaaataaaaaaagggttTTAGGAATTCGTTTTATTACTAGCTTGGGTTTCATCATAGTAAAATATGAAATACGGAATAGTTGAAAGGAAATGGATAGGAATATAGGATTCTAACATATGCACATAGCTCTCCTTTGTACATTTAGGAATTGTTTGGTTTGGCGTTTTCATTGTAAACATTTTACGATGTTATAACTTGAGCAATAAAGATTATAAGTAACGTACATAAAAAAACACAAAGATTTAACGTatttcactaacaatgtgttagctacgtccagtTATGACTTAGAGAGTTTATACAGTACTTTCTAGACTGTTGCAGAAAAACCCAAAATATAGACTCAAAACAGATAAACCTAGTTCAGAATAACAGATACTGTTAAGTAGGGCATTGCGGTAAGATGCTTGATTGATTCAAGGCATATGCTAACATACGCCAAACCAAAAAAGACCTGAATCAATGACAAAAGGAGAAAGGAAAACTTATGTTTTACGGAATCAAAGAGTTGATATCTTTTGTCTCAATTCCCATGCAGGCCAACTAGTACTTGACATTAACAACTCACAAGTAACGAAAGTATGATTTGTAAAGCCATTTTAGTGCCACTACCCCAACTATGTCCTGTAATATCAAATTCCTGGTAAGTGGTACAACTGTGGTAAGTTTGTTACCTGAAAGCACTTCATGGAATGATCCCTCAACCATGGCTTTCTTTCGAGATAGTGACCCTATCGGCTCCGGGTTAGCGGGCAAGGCCTTTCGGGGTTGGGGAGGATAAAGGATGGATTAGGACAACCCTTGTTTGGCAATTGCTAAGTGCATCATTAAGAATTTGAAGGCTTTTGGTGGGACAATATATACGGACTATTTTTATTCCTTACATTTTGAGGTGGTGGTGTCCTTTCATTCAGCATAccattaatttcaaaattacaAGGATGCAAACTAAAAGGACATCATCCGTACTAAACTCCATATTTCTATCTTCATAATTGAAAAGCAATGAGTGGCATGAATGAACAGATAATAAAGGAGTGGCATAATTAGGTGAAAAAGCTAATTAAAAAATGACAAATCAAAATGAAAATTTGAAAGTTATTCGACAAAAAGAAAGGCACTGTTTTAAAAGTATCAGCCAAAATTAGCTTGTACAGTAGTCAAACTTGATATAGTGACATGAATCACATATTCACCTGATGAGAATAAAATTGAAACATATGgaatatatataattataaaaTAGACTAATGTTATTGTTAAATTAAGACtaaggaaagcaattttgaaaaacataaatattagagggggggggggggggggggaactgGTAAAAGGTTCAATATCGAAAAGCAAAAGCCGGAAGCCTAGCCAAACAAAGCCGGAAATCACACGAAAGAAACAAGTTCAGCTAATATAATGGTCTAACGATGTTTAGAATGCGTTTTTTGTCTAAAATTCATTAGCAACTGCAAAGTTATCATGACCACTACCTTCTTCCCCTCCAAAACCATCAACAGAATTTCACATCGCCCGTAATAAAAGGTTTCAGATATTAGGAAAAACTACTACAGGGATAAAAGCACCTCTACTTGAATTTCGAAAAGCTGATAGTTGGATTGAGAATAACCGGAAGCCATCAACAACAGATTGCTCATTTCTTTTCAGCAGCATTGCTCTCGAGTTCCCTCCTCAGTTGTAGTGAGAAATCATCATtgacatcatcatcatcccaaTCGTCTTCCCACTGTTGTGTCACCTCTTTGCCTTCTTCCTTGCTGTCCCACTCTGTAATTTTATACAGAGAACAAAAATGTGAGATACAAGTAACATATATCCACATTGAGAGCACACCATTCAAAAGGTTGTTTTCTTGCCTATCTATCCAAATTTTAAGGAAATTTGTCCAAGCAGTCTAACCTTATTGAATCACAATATAACTGCATGAATTGGATGAATATACCATATTAGGCATGAGACCAGATTTGTAAAGAGTAAAACAAGTGAACAAAATATGAACCATCGCCCATCACCTCCTCCTACGAGGTCAAGTGCATAGCTTGTTTTTCTGCTTACAAAGATTCCTAATAGCAGTTGTACCACTTATCTCACAAAAACACCCAGTAACCGAATTGCCAGCACTTTTGTAGCATTGCCCTTACCATATAAAGCACGTGCTCTAAACATCCTAGAAATACATGTTAATGTCACGCATGAATGTCAAGAATTGGCGACTCTAAACAATTATATTGCATAAGCATCCTCTCTCAGGTCCTAAAACCTACGTACAAATACTACAAAACAGTCAACTCGGATATTGTAGAGCTAAATAGGTTGGCAAGCCCGGATATTGTAGAGCTAAATAGGTTGGCAAACCCGGATATTGTAGAGCTAATACCACTATTGTACACAATTGCAGGGACCTTTTAAATGGAGATGAATGGCTGTAAAGTCGAGTTTGCATCGAGACACACTAACAAGGTAGCAGATAGATTGGCAAAGGTGTGCCTAACGGATGTAATAGGTAGCTTTAATCTAGAATATTTTGAACAAACTCCAGGTTTTGTTGCGGATGTATTTTGGGAAGATAAACCTCCTTAAACTCTCTTGTAACTCTTCCAAACTTTCTTTGTTTTAATCGTTCCAAGATTGCATCAGTGTATAAAAAAGCGCAAAGCGCACTAAAACAATATGAGTCCTAGAGCTTAAGCGCAAGGCGCGGGCTTCATTGAAGTGAAGCGCACTTTTTAAGAATTAAAGATTTTTACTATTATGAATATATATCTTACTAAAATAACcacaaaaatatataaacatcagatttgcttccaaaaatatattactccttgctttaacaaaaacatattactccttgctttaacaaaaataaagcatATAACATAGTGTTTATCCAGAAGCTAGAAGCTAGAAGCGTATTACTCCTtgctttaacaaaaataaagcatCTTTTTTGGACTGTTGGTATACTTTCTATTGTTAAGGATTAATAGGGAGTGGTCCAAAACACAATAACAACATATAAAAAAGCTTTCAacgtaaaataataataaaaaaataaaaaaaaatcaatgaagCGCCAAAAGCGTGTTTTTTGCACTTCGCGGGCTTCATGCGCTTAAGCGCGCTTCGGCGGGCTTAATCACAAGAGCTTCGCTCAGACTAATTAAGCGTTTTGCCCTAGAGCTTCGAGCTTCAGGGCTTAAGCGTGCTTTAAGCGCGCTTTTTTAAACACTGGCttgcatcaaaaaaaaataCCAGCTAAAATCAAATTACTGAACAGAAAATCTAGATTCAGGCATTTATCCAAATAATGCACACCTAGCTCCTAGGTAATACCTTAACTTTTATCCGATAAGCCGGCAGTCCTACTCCCACAActatgaaaattttgaatttcagaTCTTCCTTATCCCTGTTATCTTGTGGACATATTATCTTGGAAAGCAGGTCCAGATCTGAGCATTGGATCACTATCTTGGACAATTAAAGACATGTAATATAGGGCTCTGGATATCAGGTCACTGGTATGCTGTGAGACATTAAAGCTATTGATATTTCTTAGCAACAAATACTTATTGGAAAGAGTTTCAAGGTAATGAGACACACTACCTCACGTGACAATCATATTGCAAAAGAAGCAAATGGTCTCAAGGGGTGAGTTTATGAGGCAAGGGGTGGAGGTACATGCATCAATAATTCAATAGATGCAAGGCACCAGAAACTTAGTTTCGAAAAGGGCATTGAATAAAAACACGATAAGAGAGGAAAGGAAAAAGAGATCACAGAGATGATTGAATAGATTTTTAACAGAAGGCAAAAGTaatgaagatgaactaaagGGTGAGAGAAGACATACTAAGTGCAAGGACAGAGAAGTTATTCTTCGAATCACAGGGTCAAAAACTCCCTGTTTCAAGTCATATTCAGTCACGCACCTTCAATTGAAAACACTTCTCTCCTATTTCTTTCTCTCCTTAAGTTGACAGAAGACCTCATTCAAGTGatataaaaggaaattctaATAAGTTAAGAGACATAAATGCCCCTTTCTGTGGAAAGCCTACCCTCACAGCTTCTCGTCATCTCTCTCCCTATATACATATATCTCCCTCTCCCACCCCCATACTCCTCCCTCTCAGTCCAAGCCTCCAAGAAAGGCTTCTCAAGAATTATTTCTGTGGCAAGATGGTTGGCATACTAACAAGCTCCCTGTGCCTATATGTCCCATGTGAGTGTCACCAGGTTTAGGTGTTGATTTAGACCCATCACTCTTCTAGCTTCAAGAAAAAAAGAATAACAGATGATACGTATCGCTCCAGTACTAAATGAACGCTTACAGATGGCACTGTTAAGGATTATTTGAGCAATTAGGGTAAAACGGGTCAAAAAATTTCCCTTTTTTCTTTACAATTCCAGCAACCATGAGAAACAGCAGTAAAAGACTAAAAGGCAGGTTTACTACACACCTCAGATGCAAATAGGTCACAATCTCATAGTGCCCCATAACAAGGCATGCCAGAAGCAAGCTATCAAAATCCAGGGAGGGGAGGCGTTCAGAATTAAGACACCCTTATTTTCCGTAGGGTAATAAACAGCATCgtcatttattattatataaaaaACTTGTAGCTGTCACTTTTACTGAACTCTCCCTTATTTGTTGCAGATATCCACACAGACATCAGAATATGGTGAAAAGGGGAAAGGGAAAGAGGgctattattattgtttattgtaCCTTAGCTCTACAAAACTTCTACCTGGAAATCTTTAAAAAGAAAGAGGAGCCTCCGGCTGACAGAGAAATACATCCAAGGATATCCGTGACAGGCAGCTAAAGTAGTAGTATACTAGTATACTCTCTTCAGACAACCAACCGAAAATCTTAACATCCCAACTCCTACCATCATCAATTTAGACTGAAATTGGTAAGTCCAAAATTCTTCCATTAAAACGACATCAAAATTGATTAACTAGCACTTATCATGGATATCAGTCTGACAGACACGTCTACAAGACATCATACGATGGCTAGAGTGCTGAGATATCATAACCATCGACCTTCATTGGAACTTGCTTTCAGGGCATGGACTGGATAAACACCAAATATATTTTCAGGATTGCATCCTGTTTTGACTGGAACAACACAAAACAACCCTCTGCATGGATAAGCTGAAGTAACAGATCCCGGACAACTCATGGATAAGCTAAAGTAACACATCCCGGACAACTCATGGATAAGCTAAAGTAACACATCCCGGACAACTCACTTATTTAACTATCAACATAAACCCTCACCCCCAATATAAGATTGGTATTAGATCGCCGGCGTCGGATCAGCATACCTCTGTATGTACAAGTGCAAATGCATATAAGCTCTGAAGTTAAATGTTTGCATCTGCAATTTGCCTATCTAGTAGAAGTACCAAGTGTAAAACCGTCTTTTTGTGCATTCATGATTATAATAGGAAGGATATGCTCAAGTCTTCTGGGCACCTTGTCACCCCTGATCTCAAAACTCACCCTTTCAGTTATCAGCCAAATCCATCCTGGAGAGAACCCTAGTACCCGAACTCTTAATCTTATCAATTTGGCCTACAATTATCAAATAAAAGGTTTTCCATTATATCCTAGATCTGCAATAATTATTTGACTTCCACTTCCTCATGAAGATTGGTAAATCAAATTTGTCTAGAAGACATCATCTGATGGCAATAATACAGTGATTAAACGTCATATTCCTTGACCCTGTTAGGGAATTTCTTCATGATTGCACTTTTATAGATTGGATCAACACAAAATAAGCTTTCAGGGTGCACTTTGTTTGGATTAACATAAAGGGAAATGGTTCGGCTAGGGTAGGTTAAAGTATCAGATCCCAGGCAACACAGAATCCCTAACTAGCACAACAAGCCTTAATCCAAAATATATGGTGTGTGTCTGTGTGTATCGGTGTATGTAAATATGTAAAAGTACACAAGCATATACGCGCTATGTTCTATGCTTGCATGTGACTATCTAGTGCAACCATTTTCGATTTCTTTCATGATTATACTAGAAAGGAAAATTCTTAAATCTTCAGGGCATCTTTCTCCATCCATTAGAGTAAGCCACATCCATCCTTGTAATTTCTTTCTGAGCGATGAAGCGACTTAAGACTCTAAAGGCCTAGAACAAAAAGTCCAGTGGAACAATTAATACATTTAACCTCGGGCGATGACAGAAATTGAGGTTCCTTATCAATCTAATCATGGTGCTTACCACTTACTCTCTACAGTGGCTAACTAATTGACTTTTATGTCGGTCATAACATCCACTAGGTAAATGACCGTCGCACAGCTCAAACTGAAGGCAGCATTCTCAAATTCATAGTTAAATTCAATTGAAGATACAGCAACCACATGCCAATTGGAAAAAAGCAAGTTATAGGTTGCAAATTGAACAGCTCAATACAACAATTGGGTAGACCTTTCATCACCAAATCGAGAATAATAAAAACCCTAATAAATCAAAACCTAGTCAATTTCTAAAATAACTGATTGAAATTAATTTCACCATAACACATCAACCACGTAACCTAAAACTGAGAAATAAGAGGAAATTTATTTTGGAATAATTACCGAGATCGATTTCGAACTCCTCAAATTCATCATCGTCTTCAAACAGATCCATCTTAGCTTCTTCTGTTGCTGGTTTAGCCTCGTTCGTCGCCATTACCTAAAATGTACAACTTCACTATATGAAACCCTAACTTCCCAAAAATTGAGCTCGCGATTCAGATTAATGAAAacgaaattaaaattcaaaaaattgaaGAAGTTAAAGAAGTAATTAAGCATTCAAATTACTCACCAAGAGAAGGTTTAGAGGAGAACTGAAGATTTCGAGCGAAGAGAGcgagatttttttttgagagCGCGGTGAAGTAGCGAAGCAGAGCGTTGTTTTTTCGAAACGAAACTAGAAAGAAGTAGACGAGAAGGAAAGAAAAGGATCTTGGATTCTTGGGAAGCAAATCTCTCTAAAAAACTATTGGGCCTCTTCCTAGTGGGCTTTTAGCATCTGTATTTTGGGCTAGGCTTATGACTAATGAGCTTTGACGGCCCTCGTAGCCGGAAGATTTCTTATACAACGGATCCACAGCGTTTAGACCTGTTAAATTCATTCAATCGGGAATAAATTGAGTTAGGTTATgttttgtttaacttattttgatttatttcatacaaaataaattcaaataaattcagttaggttcagataatataagttcagcaaaaataagtttttttcaaacaaaataagtttttttttgagataaaataagttcagttaagttcagataatataattcAAATAAAAACAGAGTCTTAATTGATATATCCAAAACTGAATGACTCAAAATTCACTCGACTCCGCCTAAAACTATTCTTCAAATTGCTAACAAAGAGGTGAGTGATTTAGTTTGTACTTGAACATAACTTGGCCCAAGTCAAACTTGAACCGAATAACCATTTTaccatctatactaatatattaaaaggcgttcttaagaacgtatacgtgtcacgtatacctcttcttattacgccacgtcacaACTAATCAGCATCATGACATGTATCAAGGATCGAACACcagacctctttgttaaaagttcaACATccaaccatcttaaccaactacaacttatgttATACATTTTTATATAAacatttatgttctttttacaataaataacaGATTGAATAgaagtgaatgcaaaaaaagggattgattacttaatttataaatgCATGTACAGTTGTTACTTTTCTAGATTAAGcctcaaaaaaataattcaGTGTAATAGAATGTAATAACGAGTAAATGGTTGAATAATTATAGAACATATTACATGCACTCGGAGTAATAGAACGTGGAGTTTAAGCTTGAGAAGGTTGTTAATCGACCGCTAAGCTTGTGTGTAACCCCATAATTCTATGACGACACCATCTACATGGACACATTTTTACAACAAATAAAtctgaataaaagtcaaaacctgAGGCAACGCTCGGGCCACACCCTAGTTTATACTTATAACCCCGAAATTGGGTGGTGGAGATACTCCGTAAGAAAACATCATACAAATATAGAATACTTTGACGTTTTAATTGTGCCACATGAGATTAACGActttattaaaagaaaaatttgTCAAATATAACCCTATAAACTTTCTAGTTTACGAGTTACAACCTTAACCTTTCAGTTTTGTGAATTACAACCTAAAACTTAATCATACACTTCAAATTACAACCTCGGGTCAAATTCCGGCAAAAACAATCGAAAAATAATGTCATTAATATATTTTCATCCAAATAAATGATTTCTAAAAAAAACAATTGATCAAAAATTTAAGATGATATCGAGGACAACTTACTCCAATATGCACCAATCAattacttcttttttttaaaaaaaaagttttactTAATTACTTAAATTTTGTGTGGTCTCCTACGCACTATTTAGTCATTTATATCTCTAAGTTATCCTCAATATCTTCACATATGGAGTAGTTGTTTTCATGTGGTCACACTCTTTGCTACTTATTTCACGTAAAACGCAACGTATAACGGTACAAGGGAAACGAACGAGTAAAGGACCAAGAGAAGATaagatttatttatgttttcagatttcttaTACCCTACTATAGTACTACGTGTGGTTCACAATTTACCGACGTAAAGATAATACTCAGTGCAAACGTGAAACATGCCCCATATATGTACGATCTACATGTCGTTATATTCGTCGCCATGCATAGAAGTTATTGTAtgaaaaacaattaaaaaagaaaaaaatagtagTATAAATAAGAGCAATGCCATGAgtaaaaatgagcaaaacaaATCCACTTCTTAAGTACCATCAAATCTTGTCTCTAAAGTGTGGCTGACATTATGGGTTTCTCCAAATTTGCTCTCTTTGCCATTTTCATGCTCGCTGCATCAGGTATGCATGGAGTTAATTTCACATTTGTTAATTAATCTTTTTAACCGTTAAATTTCCTTTAAAAATGTATATTATATCGAAGCGAatataacaagatctcacatgatcGGCTTTTATGTTAATTATTATACTCGGGACTAATGTAACAAGATCTTAACGCGTAAAAATGGTGTTATTATGAGAAAATGTGTCGATTTGTGTATATGTAGACTGAAATTATTTGGATTTTGCAGCAGTGATAGATGCGAAATATGAAGCAAGAACCACTGCATCGATAATGACTGAAGAGCTCCTGAAGGCCGAAGTGAAGGCAATGTCATCACTTAGGGAAGTGGAAAGGGCTGTTGCTTCAAAATTGAAGCAAAATGTGATGATGACTGAAGATAAGTGTTCTCCATCAGGGAACATATGCTCGGGTTTCGGACCTCCGGAACAATGTTGTTCCGGCGCTTGTGTTCCTCATCCTATATTAAGGATCTTTGTATGCCAGTAAAAGGTCGGGTTGGGTCGGGTCGAGTCGAGTCGATCATCACCATCAATTTCCTTTGTTAATTATGTACTCCGATTATCCGTACTTTGTAGTGTACCTGTGTACGAGATATAATAAAATTGACGAAGGTGTTGGTGAAGGAATTTTTTTATGGACTCCGGATTCTCGATTTCTGGATTAACAcaaggattttttgtcatttaacaccttaaaaaaattactttttgtAATTAACaccttatttattttttattatatttaaacaccttaaaaatctaaaaatttataaatcaacACCGTTTAACGATTTCCATAAGAAAAAAACGTTGATTTTTAATCATGCTATAACTTCCAAAGCATAATTTGATGGTAGAAAGAGTTGTTTACCACCATATCATGCCTTGGGAACTTTAGCATAGTTAAAAACTAATGTTTTTTCTAACAAAAATTGTCAAGTGGTGttgatttctaaatttttttgtttttaaggtgtttaaaaacaataaaaaaataagtaaggtgttaaattataaaaactactccctccatttctaaatgttgtatccatttggaatcttgggggggttttaagaaaaatagaatcttgatttgtatgggtataagtgtaatgattgggtgtaagagaaatgattgtgtgtaagagaTTGGAATAAATGAAAGAGAGaggaaataataaagaaataagagaaaaggtatatattttattaatagtaataataaatcAGATTATAGGTTCTCTTCTCCCTCAATGGGCTAACATTACCAAACAAAATTCAACTAACATTACCAACAAAAATTCAAGAACATTACCAACAAAAAGTACCATTATCCAAGAACAAAAATCACCAACAAAATTTCACCTTAATCGAACAAATTTAACGAACCCATAAAGTCGAACAAACAATTCAccgaaaataaacaaaaatcgaacaaaaattCAACAACCCcagaaaaaatcaaacaaaaatcaaCGACATTCAACGAACAAAAATTCACCAAATTAACCTAGAAAAATCGAATAAAAATTCACCGAAATTACCCacaaaaatcgaacaaaaaatCACCGAAATTACCAAgaaaaatcggaaaaaaattcaacgaatttcaccacaaaaattgaagaaaaattACCCAGAAAAATCGAAGAAT contains:
- the LOC110790138 gene encoding protein DSS1 HOMOLOG ON CHROMOSOME V; amino-acid sequence: MATNEAKPATEEAKMDLFEDDDEFEEFEIDLEWDSKEEGKEVTQQWEDDWDDDDVNDDFSLQLRRELESNAAEKK
- the LOC110790130 gene encoding uncharacterized protein, coding for MGFSKFALFAIFMLAASAVIDAKYEARTTASIMTEELLKAEVKAMSSLREVERAVASKLKQNVMMTEDKCSPSGNICSGFGPPEQCCSGACVPHPILRIFVCQ